A single genomic interval of Noviherbaspirillum cavernae harbors:
- a CDS encoding hemerythrin domain-containing protein, translated as MNDRNLSRQQAAAPRYDIYAIIHKALRAFMCDTLVSVGNADADDAKEVAAVLAQVRELAAFCASHLKHENDFVHPAMEAAQPGAAAQTAGDHLHHEWALRQVGTLADAVDAASTEVRAAALGQLYRYLAVFVAENFTHMNIEETDNNAVLWAACSDEELMGIEHAIVASIPPDEMAASMRWMIPAMTANERAAALGGMRAGAPAPVFDAVLGIAHTYLSERDWNKLALALALPERLAA; from the coding sequence ATGAACGATAGGAACCTTTCCCGCCAACAAGCCGCTGCGCCGCGCTACGACATTTACGCCATCATCCACAAGGCCTTGCGCGCATTCATGTGTGACACGCTGGTCTCGGTGGGAAATGCAGATGCGGACGATGCGAAAGAAGTCGCCGCCGTGCTGGCCCAGGTGCGCGAACTGGCCGCCTTCTGCGCCAGCCATCTGAAGCATGAAAACGATTTTGTCCACCCGGCAATGGAGGCGGCGCAACCCGGCGCAGCCGCGCAGACTGCGGGCGACCATCTGCACCACGAGTGGGCATTGCGCCAGGTGGGCACACTTGCCGATGCTGTTGATGCCGCTTCCACAGAGGTGCGTGCTGCGGCCCTCGGCCAGCTGTATCGCTATCTCGCCGTGTTCGTGGCGGAAAATTTCACCCATATGAACATCGAGGAAACGGACAACAATGCGGTGTTATGGGCTGCCTGCAGCGATGAGGAATTGATGGGTATCGAGCACGCCATCGTGGCCTCGATCCCGCCGGACGAGATGGCCGCGTCGATGCGCTGGATGATCCCGGCGATGACGGCGAACGAGCGGGCTGCGGCGCTCGGCGGCATGCGGGCCGGAGCGCCGGCACCGGTATTCGACGCTGTGCTGGGCATCGCGCATACCTATCTGTCCGAGCGGGATTGGAACAAGCTGGCCCTGGCGCTTGCATTGCCGGAGCGGCTGGCGGCATGA
- a CDS encoding bifunctional acetate--CoA ligase family protein/GNAT family N-acetyltransferase, producing the protein MSIRNLNHLFEPKSIAVIGASNKPHSVGATVLHNLVIGGFSGPIMPVNPKYDMLDGLPVYPGIAELPSVPDLAVICTPPATVPGLIRELGASGTRAAIVLTAGLGTATDASGKTIKELMLAEAKRNLLRILGPNCVGLLIPGIGLNASFTHTDALPGKIAFVSQSGAMVTGVLDWAKSRGIGFSKFISLGDSADVDFGDVLDYLAVDGETQAILLYVEAVTAARKFMSAARAAARSKPTLVIKAGRAPEGAKAAASHTGAMAGADDVYDAAIRRAGMLRVYSTEDLFDAVETLARARPLYGDRLAILTNGGGPGVMATDALIGEQGRLAELSEATIRQLNDALPATWSHGNPVDIIGDAPAARYVRSTELLLRDPDADAILFIHAPTAIVPSAEIAMAVAPVIKNASRNVLACWLGAESVAQARSTFSDAGIPTYDTPEKAVGGFMQIVQYHRNQQLLMEVPPSVNGMIVADRARAREVIDNALAHGRDLLYEPEAKEVLAAYGIPVVQTKTADTIEEAARVAQEIGFPVALKILSPDITHKSEVGGVVLDIESAPAVAEAAAAMLRRVRELRPDARTPRFSVQTMARRPEGRELIVGMTTDPVFGPVVLFGQGGIAVEVMADHAIGLPPLNMVLARDLVSRTRVSKLLAAYRNLKAADMDAICRTLIQVCHLIIDIPEIAEMDINPLVADASGVIALDARIRVAKTTAKGMNRLAIRPYPAELEEWITWQGEKLLLRPIKPEDGPQHLTFFNALDPEDIQYRVFSRMRELQPSQLARLTQIDYDRSMAFIATRSGADGQPETLGVSRAIADPDNVSAEFAIIVRSDMKEKGLGRILLARLVDYCRSKGMKELVGETLTYNKGLLHLARQFGFETRLSPDGDITLLRLDLQARAQ; encoded by the coding sequence ATGAGCATACGCAATCTGAACCACCTTTTCGAACCGAAGTCGATTGCCGTCATCGGCGCATCGAACAAACCGCACAGCGTCGGTGCCACGGTGCTTCACAATCTGGTGATCGGCGGCTTTTCCGGCCCCATCATGCCGGTCAATCCGAAATACGACATGCTTGACGGACTGCCGGTGTATCCCGGCATTGCGGAGCTTCCTTCCGTGCCGGATCTGGCGGTGATCTGCACGCCGCCGGCCACGGTGCCGGGCTTGATTCGCGAACTGGGCGCGAGCGGCACCAGAGCCGCCATTGTGCTTACCGCAGGATTGGGTACCGCAACGGACGCCAGCGGAAAAACGATCAAGGAACTGATGCTCGCGGAAGCGAAGCGGAATCTGTTGCGCATTCTCGGGCCGAATTGCGTCGGCTTGCTGATTCCCGGCATCGGGCTCAATGCGAGCTTCACCCATACTGATGCGTTGCCGGGCAAGATCGCCTTCGTGTCGCAATCCGGCGCGATGGTTACGGGCGTCCTCGATTGGGCGAAGTCGCGCGGCATCGGCTTTTCGAAATTCATTTCACTTGGCGACAGCGCCGATGTCGATTTCGGCGACGTGCTCGATTATCTGGCGGTCGATGGGGAAACCCAGGCCATTCTGCTGTACGTCGAGGCGGTCACCGCTGCACGCAAGTTCATGTCCGCCGCCCGCGCGGCCGCCCGCAGCAAGCCGACGCTGGTGATCAAGGCGGGCAGGGCGCCGGAAGGAGCGAAGGCCGCGGCCTCGCATACCGGTGCCATGGCGGGCGCCGATGACGTCTACGATGCGGCGATCCGGCGGGCCGGCATGCTGCGTGTGTATTCCACTGAAGACTTGTTCGACGCGGTCGAAACGCTCGCGCGAGCGCGCCCGCTGTACGGCGATCGGCTCGCGATCCTGACCAACGGCGGCGGTCCCGGCGTGATGGCAACCGACGCGCTGATCGGCGAGCAAGGCCGCCTGGCGGAGCTGTCGGAAGCGACGATTCGGCAGTTGAACGATGCATTGCCTGCGACCTGGTCGCACGGCAATCCGGTGGACATCATTGGCGACGCCCCGGCTGCGCGGTATGTGCGATCGACGGAATTGCTGCTGCGCGATCCCGACGCGGATGCGATTCTGTTCATCCACGCGCCGACTGCCATAGTGCCCAGCGCGGAGATCGCCATGGCGGTCGCGCCGGTCATCAAGAATGCGTCGCGCAATGTGCTTGCGTGCTGGCTCGGCGCGGAGTCGGTGGCGCAGGCGCGCAGCACGTTTTCGGATGCCGGCATCCCGACCTACGACACGCCGGAAAAGGCCGTGGGCGGCTTCATGCAGATCGTGCAATATCATCGCAATCAGCAATTGCTGATGGAGGTGCCGCCGTCGGTCAATGGCATGATCGTGGCAGACCGCGCCAGGGCAAGAGAGGTCATCGACAATGCGCTGGCGCATGGCCGGGATCTGCTGTACGAACCGGAGGCGAAGGAGGTGCTGGCCGCCTACGGCATACCGGTGGTGCAGACGAAAACGGCGGACACGATCGAGGAAGCGGCGCGCGTGGCGCAGGAGATCGGCTTTCCCGTCGCACTCAAGATTCTGTCGCCCGATATCACGCACAAGTCCGAGGTCGGTGGCGTCGTGCTGGACATCGAGAGTGCGCCGGCGGTGGCCGAGGCGGCAGCGGCGATGCTGCGGCGGGTGCGCGAGCTGCGCCCGGATGCGAGGACGCCGCGCTTCTCGGTGCAGACGATGGCGCGCCGTCCCGAAGGGCGCGAGCTGATCGTCGGCATGACCACGGATCCGGTGTTCGGTCCGGTGGTGCTGTTCGGGCAGGGCGGCATCGCGGTGGAAGTCATGGCGGATCATGCAATCGGGCTGCCGCCCTTGAACATGGTGCTGGCGCGCGACCTCGTTTCGCGCACACGCGTGTCGAAGCTGCTGGCCGCGTACCGCAACCTCAAGGCGGCAGACATGGATGCGATCTGTCGCACGCTGATTCAGGTGTGCCATCTCATCATCGACATTCCGGAAATCGCCGAAATGGACATCAATCCGCTGGTGGCCGATGCGTCGGGCGTGATTGCACTGGATGCGCGGATTCGCGTGGCGAAGACGACTGCCAAAGGCATGAACCGGCTGGCGATCCGCCCCTATCCGGCGGAGCTGGAAGAGTGGATCACGTGGCAGGGGGAGAAGCTGCTGCTGCGGCCGATCAAGCCGGAAGACGGGCCGCAGCATCTGACATTTTTCAATGCGCTTGATCCCGAGGATATCCAGTACCGCGTTTTCTCGCGCATGCGCGAACTGCAGCCGTCGCAACTGGCACGTCTCACGCAGATCGACTACGACCGCTCGATGGCCTTCATCGCGACCAGAAGCGGAGCGGACGGCCAACCGGAGACGCTGGGCGTGTCGCGCGCCATCGCCGATCCGGACAATGTCAGCGCGGAGTTCGCAATCATCGTGCGCTCCGACATGAAGGAAAAGGGATTGGGGCGGATTCTGCTGGCCAGGCTGGTGGACTATTGCCGCAGCAAGGGCATGAAGGAACTGGTCGGCGAGACCCTGACCTACAACAAGGGGCTGCTGCACCTTGCGCGGCAATTCGGATTCGAGACACGGCTGTCGCCGGATGGCGATATCACGCTGTTGCGGCTCGATCTGCAGGCGCGCGCTCAATAG
- a CDS encoding universal stress protein, producing the protein MKILVAVDGSAYTDKAVQYVISHLDWFRGEPELHLLHVRTPIPTGYARAAAGSAALETYYREESHAALAAAERQCEAGKIPFQAGYKVGEVAEEIHAYVKKHGIDLIVMGSHGRGAFRSLVMGSTATKVLATASVPVLIVR; encoded by the coding sequence ATGAAAATTCTTGTCGCAGTAGATGGTTCCGCCTATACGGACAAGGCGGTGCAATATGTGATTTCGCATCTCGACTGGTTCCGTGGCGAGCCTGAACTGCATCTGCTGCACGTAAGAACGCCGATCCCGACCGGCTATGCGCGCGCGGCGGCCGGCAGCGCAGCGCTGGAAACGTACTATCGGGAAGAGTCGCATGCGGCACTGGCAGCGGCCGAAAGGCAATGCGAAGCCGGCAAGATTCCCTTTCAGGCAGGCTACAAGGTCGGCGAAGTTGCGGAAGAGATTCATGCGTACGTGAAAAAGCATGGTATCGACTTGATCGTGATGGGGTCTCACGGACGCGGCGCGTTCCGGAGTCTCGTCATGGGATCGACCGCGACCAAGGTGCTTGCGACCGCAAGCGTGCCGGTCTTGATCGTGCGCTAG
- a CDS encoding Spy/CpxP family protein refolding chaperone, translating into MTNFRKHLLIGVTVLALGAGSFAAYAQKPGGEHRDGRPMSAEDHAKFEARMKERFTKRQAALHDKLKLSPEQEGAWTKFNERMKPGTPQARQDRAQLAAMSAPERMEAMLAHMKEAEGKMAERVVATKEFYAVLTPEQQKTFNDEFAKGGPRNHRGMHH; encoded by the coding sequence ATGACTAATTTTCGCAAACATCTGTTGATCGGCGTGACGGTGCTGGCTCTCGGCGCGGGATCGTTCGCGGCTTACGCGCAGAAACCCGGGGGCGAGCACAGGGACGGCAGACCGATGTCTGCCGAGGATCATGCCAAATTCGAGGCGCGCATGAAGGAGCGCTTCACGAAACGCCAGGCCGCGCTGCACGACAAGCTCAAGCTGTCTCCGGAGCAGGAAGGCGCATGGACGAAGTTCAACGAGCGCATGAAACCAGGCACGCCGCAGGCACGCCAGGATCGCGCGCAGCTGGCCGCCATGTCCGCGCCCGAGCGCATGGAAGCAATGCTGGCTCACATGAAGGAAGCCGAAGGGAAGATGGCGGAACGTGTCGTCGCGACGAAGGAGTTCTACGCCGTCCTTACGCCGGAGCAACAGAAGACTTTCAATGATGAATTTGCCAAGGGCGGTCCGCGCAATCATCGCGGCATGCATCATTGA
- a CDS encoding response regulator — protein sequence MDNPVHILIVDDDPEISTLLAEYLEKNGYRATTAGDGKAMWKALDETRIDLIVLDLNLPGEDGLTLCRNLRVHSSIPVVMLTARGEPVDRILGLEMGADDYLPKPFEPRELFARIRSVLRRTHALPPNLQSPDAQQMLFAGWTMDFTARHLINPDGVVVALSGAEFRLLKVFLDHANRVLSRDQLLNFTQGRDADPFDRSIDLQISRLRQKLGEDARSPQIIKTVRNEGYVLATVVAKEK from the coding sequence ATGGACAATCCCGTACATATCCTTATCGTCGACGACGACCCCGAGATCAGCACGCTGCTGGCTGAATATCTGGAGAAGAACGGCTATCGCGCCACCACCGCCGGCGACGGCAAGGCGATGTGGAAGGCGCTCGACGAAACCCGAATCGACCTGATCGTGCTCGACCTCAACCTGCCGGGTGAAGACGGCTTGACGCTGTGCCGCAACCTGCGCGTGCATTCAAGCATCCCCGTGGTCATGCTGACCGCACGCGGCGAACCGGTCGATCGCATCCTCGGTCTGGAAATGGGGGCGGATGATTACCTGCCCAAACCTTTCGAGCCGCGCGAACTGTTTGCCCGCATCCGCAGCGTCCTGCGCCGCACGCACGCCCTGCCGCCCAACCTGCAGTCGCCGGATGCGCAGCAGATGCTCTTCGCCGGCTGGACCATGGACTTCACTGCGCGCCATCTGATCAACCCCGACGGCGTGGTCGTCGCCCTGTCGGGAGCGGAATTCCGTCTGTTGAAAGTCTTTCTCGACCATGCGAACCGCGTCTTGAGCCGCGATCAGCTGCTCAACTTCACACAGGGCCGCGATGCCGATCCGTTCGACCGCTCGATCGACCTCCAGATCAGCCGCCTGCGCCAGAAACTCGGCGAAGACGCACGCTCGCCGCAGATCATCAAGACCGTGCGCAACGAGGGTTATGTGCTCGCCACTGTCGTCGCCAAGGAAAAATGA
- a CDS encoding ATP-binding protein produces the protein MKSIFQSMTSRVFFILFGGILVAMLLTIGLALGERQRMIGEFRDYHAVERVAQFIESLETVQPELRAPFLAAASGIGMHAELAGTEDSAMEQRSSLAAMLGRRMGEAHRVVSTPTRASDCPAFRPRPQSRKAAERRTTCEALLITLGDGERLRLSLLPPRPPPSPLRPEYWTYAAIFLLSIAALAAIIARMTMRPLKQLAQAATALGNNIERPPLPERGAIEIRQAAAAFNAMQSRIRHHIQQRAHILAAITHDLQTPMTRLRLRLEKVDDLELKDKLVGDLSAMQGMVKEGLDLARSMDSAEPMQPLDLDSLIDSVCTDAIDAGQSVTTSGQIHASLRARPLALRRCLTNLIDNAVKYGQSAHVSAARDGAFAVIRIRDDGPGIPEDELDKVFEPFYRLENSRSRQTGGTGLGLTIASNIAEQHGGRIRLANPRGGGLEVTLELPLPALKS, from the coding sequence ATGAAATCGATCTTTCAATCCATGACGAGCCGCGTCTTTTTCATCCTGTTTGGCGGCATCCTCGTCGCAATGCTGCTGACAATCGGCCTCGCCCTCGGCGAACGGCAACGGATGATCGGCGAATTCAGGGATTACCACGCGGTGGAACGGGTGGCGCAATTCATCGAGTCACTGGAAACAGTGCAGCCCGAATTGCGCGCCCCGTTTCTGGCAGCTGCCTCCGGCATCGGCATGCATGCGGAACTTGCCGGCACAGAGGACTCCGCCATGGAGCAACGATCGAGCCTGGCGGCCATGCTGGGTCGGCGGATGGGAGAAGCGCATCGGGTGGTGTCAACTCCCACTCGCGCATCCGATTGTCCGGCATTCCGACCCCGCCCTCAAAGCCGGAAGGCGGCCGAACGGCGCACGACCTGCGAGGCATTGTTGATCACACTTGGCGACGGCGAGCGACTACGCCTGTCCCTTCTGCCGCCACGTCCGCCGCCATCGCCACTCCGCCCGGAATACTGGACCTATGCCGCCATTTTCCTGCTGAGTATCGCCGCACTTGCGGCCATCATCGCGCGCATGACGATGCGTCCGCTCAAGCAACTGGCGCAAGCCGCGACCGCGCTCGGCAACAACATCGAAAGGCCCCCCTTGCCGGAGCGCGGCGCGATCGAGATTCGCCAGGCCGCCGCCGCATTCAATGCCATGCAATCACGCATCCGGCATCACATCCAGCAGCGTGCCCATATCCTCGCCGCCATCACGCACGATTTGCAGACACCGATGACGCGCCTGCGCCTGCGACTTGAAAAGGTGGACGACCTCGAACTGAAAGACAAACTGGTAGGCGACCTCTCGGCAATGCAAGGGATGGTGAAGGAAGGACTGGATCTGGCCCGCAGCATGGATTCCGCCGAACCGATGCAGCCGCTGGACCTTGACTCGTTGATCGACAGCGTTTGCACCGATGCGATCGACGCCGGTCAATCCGTCACGACTTCGGGACAGATCCATGCATCCCTGCGCGCACGGCCGCTGGCATTGCGTCGCTGCCTGACCAACCTGATCGACAATGCGGTCAAGTACGGGCAATCGGCGCACGTGAGCGCAGCACGCGACGGCGCGTTTGCCGTCATTCGCATCCGCGATGACGGCCCGGGAATTCCTGAAGATGAATTGGACAAGGTATTCGAGCCGTTCTACCGGCTCGAGAACTCAAGGTCGCGACAGACCGGCGGCACCGGACTGGGACTGACGATTGCAAGCAACATCGCCGAACAGCACGGCGGCAGAATCAGGCTGGCAAATCCGCGTGGAGGCGGCTTGGAGGTGACACTCGAGCTGCCCTTGCCTGCTCTGAAAAGCTGA
- a CDS encoding M15 family metallopeptidase, whose translation MLSSSQKARIRLQRYVKFMVMPLQVLSPSRLHAVLATVSDFLRRRKIATLITSTLLVFPFLLTMAFLGESRLEGFDDTPRASDPVITTLLHGEQLVPPPPLPPEYFVSREVEAHRQELGSASREWLKLDADFRQRLLTAYELMVRRGYQMTLLEGYRSPERQALLAKLGAHVTNAGAYQSYHQYGLAADSAFLRDGKIIISEKDPWAMEAYRQFGECAELAGLVWGGRWRMMDLGHVELRKSNILGRR comes from the coding sequence ATGCTTTCTTCATCGCAGAAGGCGAGAATCCGGCTTCAACGCTATGTGAAATTCATGGTCATGCCCTTGCAAGTCTTGTCGCCATCACGCCTTCATGCCGTACTGGCGACAGTTTCCGACTTCCTGCGCCGCCGCAAAATCGCAACGCTGATCACAAGCACGCTGCTCGTATTCCCCTTCCTGCTGACGATGGCCTTTCTCGGCGAGAGTCGGTTGGAAGGCTTTGACGACACCCCGCGGGCAAGCGATCCGGTGATTACCACCTTGCTCCACGGCGAACAATTGGTACCGCCGCCACCTCTTCCACCCGAGTATTTCGTGTCCAGGGAAGTCGAAGCCCACCGGCAGGAACTTGGCAGTGCCAGCCGGGAATGGCTGAAGCTGGATGCCGATTTCCGCCAAAGATTGCTCACTGCGTACGAGTTGATGGTCAGACGTGGCTACCAGATGACGCTGCTCGAAGGCTACCGCAGCCCCGAGCGGCAAGCCTTGCTGGCAAAACTGGGAGCGCACGTCACCAATGCCGGCGCATATCAGAGCTATCACCAGTATGGTCTGGCGGCCGACAGTGCCTTCTTGCGCGATGGAAAGATCATCATCTCCGAGAAAGATCCATGGGCCATGGAAGCGTATCGCCAGTTCGGAGAATGTGCGGAATTGGCGGGATTGGTCTGGGGAGGACGTTGGCGAATGATGGATCTCGGTCACGTTGAACTGAGAAAGTCGAACATACTTGGGCGGCGTTAA
- a CDS encoding PAAR domain-containing protein — MTQAFIVIGDSTSHGGTVVSGAATTDTQGKRIARVGDKVTCPIKGHGGTTVIASGDPTVIIDGSPAARHGDKTACGATLISSQSSTGSA; from the coding sequence ATGACGCAAGCATTCATTGTCATCGGCGATTCCACAAGCCATGGCGGCACAGTCGTTTCCGGCGCAGCAACCACAGACACCCAGGGAAAGCGGATTGCCCGCGTCGGCGACAAGGTCACCTGCCCCATCAAGGGACATGGAGGCACTACCGTCATTGCGAGCGGCGACCCGACGGTAATCATCGATGGCAGTCCTGCGGCCCGCCATGGCGACAAGACTGCATGCGGCGCGACCCTGATCTCATCCCAGTCATCGACAGGCAGCGCGTAA